In Ctenopharyngodon idella isolate HZGC_01 chromosome 1, HZGC01, whole genome shotgun sequence, a single genomic region encodes these proteins:
- the LOC127519302 gene encoding adhesion G protein-coupled receptor E3-like isoform X1: MEYIYIYIYIYTFIFGSKTTQHIHTQIQDPCYNYTVLNDTWRSINNTYSFPMCDTSVTWSGWYRLFINNMNAQIPDMCVAQYICGTVVPMWLRGGHPTVEDGIISREVCGHLNNYCCYYGSYPIKVKACPDNYYVYELVRPPICNSAYCAVPLPPVTSTTSTSHTSTDLIITLMEDCRSQTTGRCVENLLDRIENITTNVLPLTDVKTILDMVLNASEKVLESSSADPNKLVSDGNRVLKASEKLVSMLVMQTNTTANVSFTLDNVEVEVFMVGPNVTLDKIPRLDTTNSSVDIDLIGIARNNNETRSAAVTFMSYNSMENLLKPDFFNTSDDTIKTMMSTVISATLHKTTNTKLIKPVNFTLKHIREFDPSGSLSCVYWNISEWIVDGCSVLKTNSSYTVCSCVHLSTFALIMQTSRPPESDSLLDLLNLVCVIVGLVFFSLSLLTFALCQWSPRVNNVARINICISLLLAHLLFLLTQQFLSLIRPHQVLCAVISGVLHFLFLSGFMWMFIEAVLLFICVKNLSQISSINREVLSSGFLCVIGYTVALVVVAVSAVVGPKGYGSEMCWIKIDKGFIWSFLGPVCMILTSNTILFLKIIIILNSTLRNLNAEVSQLKQTKIIVFKTLAQFVVLGCSWILGFFTNGRKELEIIFLILNSQQGTFIFLIYCVLNNEIRQQYRKFFRCLCCGPKKH, from the exons atggaatatatatatatatatatatatatatacacttttattTTTGGCTCAAAAACAACCCAACATATTCACACACAAATTCAAG ACCCCTGCTACAACTACACTGTGCTGAACGATACATGGAGGTCCATCAATAATACATATTCCTTCCCCATGTGCGACACCTCTGTCACCTGGAGCGGCTGGTATCGTCTCTTCATTAACAACATGAATGCTCAGATCCCAGACATGTGTGTTGCTCAGTATATCTGTGGCACTGTTGTACCAATGTGGCTACGTGGTGGACACCCAACAGTTGAGGATGGAATCATCAGCCGAGAAGTCTGTGGTCACTTGAACAATTACTGCTGCTATTACGGGTCTTATCCCATTAAAGTCAAAGCCTGTCCAGACAATTATTATGTCTATGAGCTGGTTAGACCACCTATCTGCAATTCAGCATACTGTGCAG TTCCTTTACCACCGGTCACTTCCACAACATCTACAAGTCATACTTCTACAG ATCTGATTATCACACTGATGGAAGACTGCAGG AGTCAGACCACAGGACGATGTGTAGAAAATCTTCTTGACCGGATAGAGAACATTACAACTAATGTGCTCCCATTGACC GATGTGAAAACTATTTTGGATATGGTCCTCAACGCTTCAGAGAAGGTTTTAGAGTCATCATCAGCTGACCCAAATAAACTGGTGTCAGATGGAAACCGTGTGTTAAAAGCCAGCGAGAAGCTTGTGTCCATGTTGGTGATGCAGACAAACACAACCGCTAATGTCAGTTTCACTCTTGACAATGTGG agGTAGAAGTCTTCATGGTTGGACCAAATGTCACCTTAGATAAAATTCCTCGACTTGACACGACAAATTCTTCTGTGGACATTGATCTCATTGGAATCGCCAGGAACAACAATGAAACAA GATCAGCTGCTGTGACTTTCATGAGCTACAACTCAATGGAGAATCTACTGAAGCCCGACTTCTTCAACACATCAGATGACACGATTAAAACCATGATGTCCACTGTGATCTCAGCTACTCTTCACAAAACCACCAACACTAAACTCATCAAACCAGTCAACTTCACCCTCAAACACATCAGA GAGTTCGACCCCAGCGGTTCTCTGTCCTGTGTGTACTGGAATATCAGCGAGTGGATTGTAGATGGTTGTTCTGTTTTAAAGACCAACAGCAGCTACACTGTGTGTTCCTGTGTCCATCTGTCGACATTCGCTCTCATCATGCAAACCAGCAGACCACCAGAG AGCGACTCACTGCTGGATTTGTTGAATTTGGTGTGTGTGATCGTGGGGCTGGTGTTCTTCAGTTTGTCCCTGTTGACCTTTGCCCTTTGTCAGTGGAGTCCTAGAGTGAATAACGTGGCTCGAATCAACATCTGCATCAGTCTTCTGCTGGCTCACCTTCTGTTCCTGCTCACACAACAGTTCCTGAGCCTCATACGCCCTCATCAG GTGTTGTGTGCTGTGATATCAGGTGTGCTGcacttcctctttctctctggcTTTATGTGGATGTTCATTGAAGCTGTGCTGCTCTTCATCTGTGTGAAGAACCTATCACAGATCAGCTCCATTAATAGGGAGGTGCTTAGCAGTGGATTCCTGTGTGTGATTGGATATACGGTTGCTCTGGTTGTAGTGGCCGTGTCTGCTGTGGTGGGTCCTAAGGGCTACGGAAGTGAAAT GTGCTGGATTAAAATTGATAAAGGCTTCATCTGGAGTTTTCTGGGACCTGTTTGCATGATACTAACA TCAAACACGATTCTCTTCCTCAAAATCATCATCATTCTGAACTCAACTCTCAGAAATCTCAATGCTGAAGTTTCACAGTTGAAACAAACCAA aattattgtatttaaaactCTGGCTCAGTTTGTGGTTCTTGGTTGCTCCTGGATTCTGGGTTTCTTCACTAATGGCAGGAAGGAGCTGGAGATCATCTTCCTGATCTTGAACTCCCAGCAGGGAACCTTCATCTTCCTGATCTATTGTGTCCTTAATAATGAG ATCAGACAGCAGTACAGGAAGTTCTTCAGATGTCTTTGCTGTGGACCCAAAAAACACTGA
- the LOC127519302 gene encoding adhesion G protein-coupled receptor E3-like isoform X5, whose amino-acid sequence MEYIYIYIYIYTFIFGSKTTQHIHTQIQDPCYNYTVLNDTWRSINNTYSFPMCDTSVTWSGWYRLFINNMNAQIPDMCVAQYICGTVVPMWLRGGHPTVEDGIISREVCGHLNNYCCYYGSYPIKVKACPDNYYVYELVRPPICNSAYCAVPLPPVTSTTSTSHTSTDLIITLMEDCRSQTTGRCVENLLDRIENITTNVLPLTDVKTILDMVLNASEKVLESSSADPNKLVSDGNRVLKASEKLVSMLVMQTNTTANVSFTLDNVEVEVFMVGPNVTLDKIPRLDTTNSSVDIDLIGIARNNNETRSAAVTFMSYNSMENLLKPDFFNTSDDTIKTMMSTVISATLHKTTNTKLIKPVNFTLKHIREFDPSGSLSCVYWNISEWIVDGCSVLKTNSSYTVCSCVHLSTFALIMQTSRPPESDSLLDLLNLVCVIVGLVFFSLSLLTFALCQWSPRVNNVARINICISLLLAHLLFLLTQQFLSLIRPHQLCCSSSV is encoded by the exons atggaatatatatatatatatatatatatatacacttttattTTTGGCTCAAAAACAACCCAACATATTCACACACAAATTCAAG ACCCCTGCTACAACTACACTGTGCTGAACGATACATGGAGGTCCATCAATAATACATATTCCTTCCCCATGTGCGACACCTCTGTCACCTGGAGCGGCTGGTATCGTCTCTTCATTAACAACATGAATGCTCAGATCCCAGACATGTGTGTTGCTCAGTATATCTGTGGCACTGTTGTACCAATGTGGCTACGTGGTGGACACCCAACAGTTGAGGATGGAATCATCAGCCGAGAAGTCTGTGGTCACTTGAACAATTACTGCTGCTATTACGGGTCTTATCCCATTAAAGTCAAAGCCTGTCCAGACAATTATTATGTCTATGAGCTGGTTAGACCACCTATCTGCAATTCAGCATACTGTGCAG TTCCTTTACCACCGGTCACTTCCACAACATCTACAAGTCATACTTCTACAG ATCTGATTATCACACTGATGGAAGACTGCAGG AGTCAGACCACAGGACGATGTGTAGAAAATCTTCTTGACCGGATAGAGAACATTACAACTAATGTGCTCCCATTGACC GATGTGAAAACTATTTTGGATATGGTCCTCAACGCTTCAGAGAAGGTTTTAGAGTCATCATCAGCTGACCCAAATAAACTGGTGTCAGATGGAAACCGTGTGTTAAAAGCCAGCGAGAAGCTTGTGTCCATGTTGGTGATGCAGACAAACACAACCGCTAATGTCAGTTTCACTCTTGACAATGTGG agGTAGAAGTCTTCATGGTTGGACCAAATGTCACCTTAGATAAAATTCCTCGACTTGACACGACAAATTCTTCTGTGGACATTGATCTCATTGGAATCGCCAGGAACAACAATGAAACAA GATCAGCTGCTGTGACTTTCATGAGCTACAACTCAATGGAGAATCTACTGAAGCCCGACTTCTTCAACACATCAGATGACACGATTAAAACCATGATGTCCACTGTGATCTCAGCTACTCTTCACAAAACCACCAACACTAAACTCATCAAACCAGTCAACTTCACCCTCAAACACATCAGA GAGTTCGACCCCAGCGGTTCTCTGTCCTGTGTGTACTGGAATATCAGCGAGTGGATTGTAGATGGTTGTTCTGTTTTAAAGACCAACAGCAGCTACACTGTGTGTTCCTGTGTCCATCTGTCGACATTCGCTCTCATCATGCAAACCAGCAGACCACCAGAG AGCGACTCACTGCTGGATTTGTTGAATTTGGTGTGTGTGATCGTGGGGCTGGTGTTCTTCAGTTTGTCCCTGTTGACCTTTGCCCTTTGTCAGTGGAGTCCTAGAGTGAATAACGTGGCTCGAATCAACATCTGCATCAGTCTTCTGCTGGCTCACCTTCTGTTCCTGCTCACACAACAGTTCCTGAGCCTCATACGCCCTCATCAG CTGTGCTGCTCTTCATCTGTGTGA
- the LOC127519302 gene encoding adhesion G protein-coupled receptor E3-like isoform X3, translating into MEYIYIYIYIYTFIFGSKTTQHIHTQIQDPCYNYTVLNDTWRSINNTYSFPMCDTSVTWSGWYRLFINNMNAQIPDMCVAQYICGTVVPMWLRGGHPTVEDGIISREVCGHLNNYCCYYGSYPIKVKACPDNYYVYELVRPPICNSAYCAVPLPPVTSTTSTSHTSTDLIITLMEDCRSQTTGRCVENLLDRIENITTNVLPLTDVKTILDMVLNASEKVLESSSADPNKLVSDGNRVLKASEKLVSMLVMQTNTTANVSFTLDNVGSAAVTFMSYNSMENLLKPDFFNTSDDTIKTMMSTVISATLHKTTNTKLIKPVNFTLKHIREFDPSGSLSCVYWNISEWIVDGCSVLKTNSSYTVCSCVHLSTFALIMQTSRPPESDSLLDLLNLVCVIVGLVFFSLSLLTFALCQWSPRVNNVARINICISLLLAHLLFLLTQQFLSLIRPHQVLCAVISGVLHFLFLSGFMWMFIEAVLLFICVKNLSQISSINREVLSSGFLCVIGYTVALVVVAVSAVVGPKGYGSEMCWIKIDKGFIWSFLGPVCMILTSNTILFLKIIIILNSTLRNLNAEVSQLKQTKIIVFKTLAQFVVLGCSWILGFFTNGRKELEIIFLILNSQQGTFIFLIYCVLNNEIRQQYRKFFRCLCCGPKKH; encoded by the exons atggaatatatatatatatatatatatatatacacttttattTTTGGCTCAAAAACAACCCAACATATTCACACACAAATTCAAG ACCCCTGCTACAACTACACTGTGCTGAACGATACATGGAGGTCCATCAATAATACATATTCCTTCCCCATGTGCGACACCTCTGTCACCTGGAGCGGCTGGTATCGTCTCTTCATTAACAACATGAATGCTCAGATCCCAGACATGTGTGTTGCTCAGTATATCTGTGGCACTGTTGTACCAATGTGGCTACGTGGTGGACACCCAACAGTTGAGGATGGAATCATCAGCCGAGAAGTCTGTGGTCACTTGAACAATTACTGCTGCTATTACGGGTCTTATCCCATTAAAGTCAAAGCCTGTCCAGACAATTATTATGTCTATGAGCTGGTTAGACCACCTATCTGCAATTCAGCATACTGTGCAG TTCCTTTACCACCGGTCACTTCCACAACATCTACAAGTCATACTTCTACAG ATCTGATTATCACACTGATGGAAGACTGCAGG AGTCAGACCACAGGACGATGTGTAGAAAATCTTCTTGACCGGATAGAGAACATTACAACTAATGTGCTCCCATTGACC GATGTGAAAACTATTTTGGATATGGTCCTCAACGCTTCAGAGAAGGTTTTAGAGTCATCATCAGCTGACCCAAATAAACTGGTGTCAGATGGAAACCGTGTGTTAAAAGCCAGCGAGAAGCTTGTGTCCATGTTGGTGATGCAGACAAACACAACCGCTAATGTCAGTTTCACTCTTGACAATGTGG GATCAGCTGCTGTGACTTTCATGAGCTACAACTCAATGGAGAATCTACTGAAGCCCGACTTCTTCAACACATCAGATGACACGATTAAAACCATGATGTCCACTGTGATCTCAGCTACTCTTCACAAAACCACCAACACTAAACTCATCAAACCAGTCAACTTCACCCTCAAACACATCAGA GAGTTCGACCCCAGCGGTTCTCTGTCCTGTGTGTACTGGAATATCAGCGAGTGGATTGTAGATGGTTGTTCTGTTTTAAAGACCAACAGCAGCTACACTGTGTGTTCCTGTGTCCATCTGTCGACATTCGCTCTCATCATGCAAACCAGCAGACCACCAGAG AGCGACTCACTGCTGGATTTGTTGAATTTGGTGTGTGTGATCGTGGGGCTGGTGTTCTTCAGTTTGTCCCTGTTGACCTTTGCCCTTTGTCAGTGGAGTCCTAGAGTGAATAACGTGGCTCGAATCAACATCTGCATCAGTCTTCTGCTGGCTCACCTTCTGTTCCTGCTCACACAACAGTTCCTGAGCCTCATACGCCCTCATCAG GTGTTGTGTGCTGTGATATCAGGTGTGCTGcacttcctctttctctctggcTTTATGTGGATGTTCATTGAAGCTGTGCTGCTCTTCATCTGTGTGAAGAACCTATCACAGATCAGCTCCATTAATAGGGAGGTGCTTAGCAGTGGATTCCTGTGTGTGATTGGATATACGGTTGCTCTGGTTGTAGTGGCCGTGTCTGCTGTGGTGGGTCCTAAGGGCTACGGAAGTGAAAT GTGCTGGATTAAAATTGATAAAGGCTTCATCTGGAGTTTTCTGGGACCTGTTTGCATGATACTAACA TCAAACACGATTCTCTTCCTCAAAATCATCATCATTCTGAACTCAACTCTCAGAAATCTCAATGCTGAAGTTTCACAGTTGAAACAAACCAA aattattgtatttaaaactCTGGCTCAGTTTGTGGTTCTTGGTTGCTCCTGGATTCTGGGTTTCTTCACTAATGGCAGGAAGGAGCTGGAGATCATCTTCCTGATCTTGAACTCCCAGCAGGGAACCTTCATCTTCCTGATCTATTGTGTCCTTAATAATGAG ATCAGACAGCAGTACAGGAAGTTCTTCAGATGTCTTTGCTGTGGACCCAAAAAACACTGA
- the LOC127519302 gene encoding adhesion G protein-coupled receptor E3-like isoform X2, translating to MEYIYIYIYIYTFIFGSKTTQHIHTQIQDPCYNYTVLNDTWRSINNTYSFPMCDTSVTWSGWYRLFINNMNAQIPDMCVAQYICGTVVPMWLRGGHPTVEDGIISREVCGHLNNYCCYYGSYPIKVKACPDNYYVYELVRPPICNSAYCAVPLPPVTSTTSTSHTSTDLIITLMEDCRSQTTGRCVENLLDRIENITTNVLPLTDVKTILDMVLNASEKVLESSSADPNKLVSDGNRVLKASEKLVSMLVMQTNTTANVSFTLDNVEVEVFMVGPNVTLDKIPRLDTTNSSVDIDLIGIARNNNETRSAAVTFMSYNSMENLLKPDFFNTSDDTIKTMMSTVISATLHKTTNTKLIKPVNFTLKHIREFDPSGSLSCVYWNISEWIVDGCSVLKTNSSYTVCSCVHLSTFALIMQTSRPPEWSPRVNNVARINICISLLLAHLLFLLTQQFLSLIRPHQVLCAVISGVLHFLFLSGFMWMFIEAVLLFICVKNLSQISSINREVLSSGFLCVIGYTVALVVVAVSAVVGPKGYGSEMCWIKIDKGFIWSFLGPVCMILTSNTILFLKIIIILNSTLRNLNAEVSQLKQTKIIVFKTLAQFVVLGCSWILGFFTNGRKELEIIFLILNSQQGTFIFLIYCVLNNEIRQQYRKFFRCLCCGPKKH from the exons atggaatatatatatatatatatatatatatacacttttattTTTGGCTCAAAAACAACCCAACATATTCACACACAAATTCAAG ACCCCTGCTACAACTACACTGTGCTGAACGATACATGGAGGTCCATCAATAATACATATTCCTTCCCCATGTGCGACACCTCTGTCACCTGGAGCGGCTGGTATCGTCTCTTCATTAACAACATGAATGCTCAGATCCCAGACATGTGTGTTGCTCAGTATATCTGTGGCACTGTTGTACCAATGTGGCTACGTGGTGGACACCCAACAGTTGAGGATGGAATCATCAGCCGAGAAGTCTGTGGTCACTTGAACAATTACTGCTGCTATTACGGGTCTTATCCCATTAAAGTCAAAGCCTGTCCAGACAATTATTATGTCTATGAGCTGGTTAGACCACCTATCTGCAATTCAGCATACTGTGCAG TTCCTTTACCACCGGTCACTTCCACAACATCTACAAGTCATACTTCTACAG ATCTGATTATCACACTGATGGAAGACTGCAGG AGTCAGACCACAGGACGATGTGTAGAAAATCTTCTTGACCGGATAGAGAACATTACAACTAATGTGCTCCCATTGACC GATGTGAAAACTATTTTGGATATGGTCCTCAACGCTTCAGAGAAGGTTTTAGAGTCATCATCAGCTGACCCAAATAAACTGGTGTCAGATGGAAACCGTGTGTTAAAAGCCAGCGAGAAGCTTGTGTCCATGTTGGTGATGCAGACAAACACAACCGCTAATGTCAGTTTCACTCTTGACAATGTGG agGTAGAAGTCTTCATGGTTGGACCAAATGTCACCTTAGATAAAATTCCTCGACTTGACACGACAAATTCTTCTGTGGACATTGATCTCATTGGAATCGCCAGGAACAACAATGAAACAA GATCAGCTGCTGTGACTTTCATGAGCTACAACTCAATGGAGAATCTACTGAAGCCCGACTTCTTCAACACATCAGATGACACGATTAAAACCATGATGTCCACTGTGATCTCAGCTACTCTTCACAAAACCACCAACACTAAACTCATCAAACCAGTCAACTTCACCCTCAAACACATCAGA GAGTTCGACCCCAGCGGTTCTCTGTCCTGTGTGTACTGGAATATCAGCGAGTGGATTGTAGATGGTTGTTCTGTTTTAAAGACCAACAGCAGCTACACTGTGTGTTCCTGTGTCCATCTGTCGACATTCGCTCTCATCATGCAAACCAGCAGACCACCAGAG TGGAGTCCTAGAGTGAATAACGTGGCTCGAATCAACATCTGCATCAGTCTTCTGCTGGCTCACCTTCTGTTCCTGCTCACACAACAGTTCCTGAGCCTCATACGCCCTCATCAG GTGTTGTGTGCTGTGATATCAGGTGTGCTGcacttcctctttctctctggcTTTATGTGGATGTTCATTGAAGCTGTGCTGCTCTTCATCTGTGTGAAGAACCTATCACAGATCAGCTCCATTAATAGGGAGGTGCTTAGCAGTGGATTCCTGTGTGTGATTGGATATACGGTTGCTCTGGTTGTAGTGGCCGTGTCTGCTGTGGTGGGTCCTAAGGGCTACGGAAGTGAAAT GTGCTGGATTAAAATTGATAAAGGCTTCATCTGGAGTTTTCTGGGACCTGTTTGCATGATACTAACA TCAAACACGATTCTCTTCCTCAAAATCATCATCATTCTGAACTCAACTCTCAGAAATCTCAATGCTGAAGTTTCACAGTTGAAACAAACCAA aattattgtatttaaaactCTGGCTCAGTTTGTGGTTCTTGGTTGCTCCTGGATTCTGGGTTTCTTCACTAATGGCAGGAAGGAGCTGGAGATCATCTTCCTGATCTTGAACTCCCAGCAGGGAACCTTCATCTTCCTGATCTATTGTGTCCTTAATAATGAG ATCAGACAGCAGTACAGGAAGTTCTTCAGATGTCTTTGCTGTGGACCCAAAAAACACTGA